One stretch of Juglans microcarpa x Juglans regia isolate MS1-56 chromosome 3D, Jm3101_v1.0, whole genome shotgun sequence DNA includes these proteins:
- the LOC121256570 gene encoding putative SNAP25 homologous protein SNAP30, producing the protein MFGYFKSPVNKLSKQKTVDPGFPSSNPFDSDTESEAKQTFKPARRTASEPMLITPNSNNPFDNDDDERIGASSSSSSHSSSAVARDRYRNNFHDSGGLQNQSVQELENYAVYKAEETTNTVNNCLKLAEDMREDATRTLDMLHYQGEQITRTHMMAADTEKDLTRGEKLLNNLGGMFSKTWKPKKTREIAGPIITADNSSKRTENHLDQREKLGLAPAHKGRSASRTPPPEPTNALQKVEVENAKQDDALSDLSNILGDLKNMAVDMGGELNRQNKALDHLGDDVDELNSRVKGANQRARRLLGK; encoded by the exons ATGTTTGGATATTTTAAATCGCCAGTGAATAAGTTATCTAAGCAGAAGACAGTGGATCCTGGATTTCCGTCTTCTAACCCTTTTGATTCAGATACTGAATCTGAGGCTAAGCAAACTTTTAAGCCCGCACGACGAACTGCTTCAGAACCTATGCTGATAACTCCAAATTCCAACAACCCTTTTGACAACGATGATGATGAGAGAATAGgggcttcttcttcatcatcctcacattcTAGTTCTGCAGTGGCAAGAGACAGATACAGAAATAATTTCCATGACTCGGGAGGATTACAGAACCAGAGTGTGCAAGAACTGGAAAACTATGCTGTATACAAGGCTGAGGAGACAACAAATACGGTAAACAACTGCCTGAAGCTTGCAGAGGACATGAGGGAGGATGCTACAAGGACACTTGACATGTTGCATTATCAGGGTGAGCAAATCACAAGGACCCACATGATGGCTGCTGATACGGAAAAGGACTTGACTCGG GGTGAGAAGCTCTTAAATAACCTTGGTGGCATGTTCTCTAAGACTTGGAAGCCAAAGAAGACTCGAGAAATCGCAGGGCCTATAATTACAGCAG ATAATTCGTCCAAAAGAACTGAAAACCACTTAGACCAGAGGGAAAAGTTGGGTCTAGCTCCTGCACACAAAGGACGGTCAGCTTCTCGAACACCTCCTCCTGAACCAACAAATGCCTTGCAGAAAGTTGAG GTCGAGAATGCCAAGCAAGATGATGCACTTTCAGATCTAAGTAATATTCTAGGTGATCTGAAGAATATGGCAGTTGACATGGGAGGCGAACTTAACAG GCAAAATAAAGCCCTTGATCATCTTGGTGACGATGTGGATGAGCTGAACTCTCGCGTGAAAGGTGCCAATCAACGTGCACGCCGTTTACTTGGGAAGTGA